Below is a genomic region from Elusimicrobiota bacterium.
ACGGTGGCCAGGCCTATGCCGGTGCCCTCGAACTCGTTCGCCGCGTGCAGGCGGGTGAAGGGCTCGAACAGGCGCTTGGCCAGCGCCATATCGAAGCCGGCGCCGTCGTCCCGCACGAAGTAGACGATGTTCCCGCCCCGGTCCTTCGCGCCGAACTCGATGCGGGCGGCCGCGTGCTTGCTCGTGTACTTCCAGGAGTTGCCGAGGAGGTTGACGAGGGTCACGCGCAGCAGGTTGGGGTCGCCCCACGCCCGGATGTTCGGGGCGACGACGAAGTCGACGCGGCGGCCGGGCTCCGCCTTGCTCAGCTCGTCGCCGATCGCCGCCGCCAGGGCGCTGAGGTCGACGCTCTCGGGGCGCAGGACGGTGCGCGTGATCCGGGAGAGGTTGAGAAGGTCGTCGATCAGGTGTCCCATCCGCTTGCTTCCCTGGCGGACCCGGTTGAGATAGTCTTTCCCGGCCTCGTCGAGCTTGCCGGCGTATTCGCTGAGGAGGAGCTGGCTGAAGCCGTCCACCGCGCGCAGCGGCGCGCGCAGGTCGTGGGCCACGGAATAGCTGAACGTCTCGAGCTCCCGGTTGGACGCCTCGGCCGCGAGCTTGGCCGCGAGCAGCGCCTCCTCGCTGCGCTTGCGCGCGGTGATGTCCTTGGCCACGCCGATGAAGCCCCGGAGGCGGCCGTCGCGTCCGTGGAACACCGACGAGGAGTAGAGCGCCGGCATGCGCCCGCCGTCCTTGGTGCGCAGGACGACCTCGGCGTCGCGGACGAGCTCCTCCTTCGGAGGAGGGTCGAAGATCGAGGCGAGAGGCCTGCCGACGACCTCGGCCTCGCCGAGAGCCTCGGCGGCGGCGCGATTGACGGTCTGGATGAGGCCCTCGGGACCGGTGACCACGAGCATGTCGTCCATGTTCTCCAATACGCCCTCGACGTACTCCTTGGACACGGTCGTGCGCGCCAGCTCGCCGCTCATGGCGTTGAAGCTCTCCGCGAGCTCGCCGAGCTCGTCCCGCGAGAGGACGGGCACCTTGACGTCGAACTGCCCCCGGCCGATGCGCGCGATGCCCGCCATCAGGCCGTGGATCGGCGCCAGCATGCCGCGCGCGAGCAGGACGAAGAGGCCGCAGACGCTCGCTCCGATCAGGACGACGATCAGCGAGATGTCCCGGAGGATGCGCGTCTCCGTCTCCTCGGGCACGCGCAGCGGGACGGCGAGCTTGAGCGTTCCCATGCGGCCTTTCATCCCCGCCCGCAGAGGGCCGGAGAGCAGGAACTCCTCGTCCGCGGCGGGGGGCCAGACCGGGACGGTGATGAGGAGCACGGGCTCCCCGCGCACGCTGGCCTTCTTCAGCCGCGGCTCTCCCGCGCTCAGGCCCGCCCTCGTGAACTCGTCGTCCTCGATCCGGCCTTTTTCCGTGACCGTGGTGTGCGCCAGGATCTTCCCGTCCGGATCGAGCGCCGCCGCGTACAGCGCGCCCTCCTCGCGCTGGAGCTTCTGAAGGACCGGAAGCAGGTCCATCTCGCGGCGGGACGCCATGGCCGCGGCCAGGTCGTGCATCGAGGCGAGCGCGAGCACGACCGAGCTCTTCTCGATCCCGCCGATGATGATCGAATGGACGGAGCCTTGGATCAGCACGAGCACGAGCCCCGAGCCGAGGAGCCCCGCCGCGAGGATGAGAGCCAGGAACTTGGTCTGGAGCTTC
It encodes:
- a CDS encoding HAMP domain-containing protein, producing the protein MKLQTKFLALILAAGLLGSGLVLVLIQGSVHSIIIGGIEKSSVVLALASMHDLAAAMASRREMDLLPVLQKLQREEGALYAAALDPDGKILAHTTVTEKGRIEDDEFTRAGLSAGEPRLKKASVRGEPVLLITVPVWPPAADEEFLLSGPLRAGMKGRMGTLKLAVPLRVPEETETRILRDISLIVVLIGASVCGLFVLLARGMLAPIHGLMAGIARIGRGQFDVKVPVLSRDELGELAESFNAMSGELARTTVSKEYVEGVLENMDDMLVVTGPEGLIQTVNRAAAEALGEAEVVGRPLASIFDPPPKEELVRDAEVVLRTKDGGRMPALYSSSVFHGRDGRLRGFIGVAKDITARKRSEEALLAAKLAAEASNRELETFSYSVAHDLRAPLRAVDGFSQLLLSEYAGKLDEAGKDYLNRVRQGSKRMGHLIDDLLNLSRITRTVLRPESVDLSALAAAIGDELSKAEPGRRVDFVVAPNIRAWGDPNLLRVTLVNLLGNSWKYTSKHAAARIEFGAKDRGGNIVYFVRDDGAGFDMALAKRLFEPFTRLHAANEFEGTGIGLATVQRVVSRHGGRVWAESAVERGAVFYFTLWERKS